CAATTCATTCAGAAAGATGAAGTACGAATGTCTCCATCTTTTCTTAAACAGCAGAGGACCTATTACTCCCCAGAACCCTATCACAAATCCAGGCGCAACGCTTATATAGAAGTAAGACCAGTCCACTGCTCCTTCAGGTTCATTCCAATCATCTTCTGTTGCTTCTTTCTCAATATTGTCAGGCTTTGCATGATCATCACCGCTGCAGTTCTGAGTGAGAGGAGGCCCACAGAGGTTCTCGTTGCCCCTGAAACTAGATGAATCCAAACCTCGCAATTGGGTGCTTGAAGGAATTCTTCCTGATAATTTGTTGTAGGACAAGTTCAAATTACTCAGAAATGTCAAACTTGACATGCTTGGTGGAATTTCACCAGATAGCTGGTTTTGAGAGAAATCGAGAGATTCTATGCCCTTCATAGCACCTATATCCTTAGGAATTCTCCCTTTCAAAAAATTGTGTGACAAATTTAGAGCTTGTAATGATACAAGTGTTGTAATTTCATCAGGAATCTCTCCCGATAGTTTGTTATTTGAAAGGTCTAGACTCCTGACGAAATTGAGAATGGTGCTGTATTCGAATATTCTTCCATTTCTGACAATTGAGGAACTCTCCTTATATGTCAATGTAGGACCATAAGCCGAAGAGATAGTCCCGTCATCCAGACCACTTGTTCCACTGATCATTGCTGTCAAATTATTAATACATTTCGGTATGGTACCATTGAGTTTGTTTTCTGCAAAGTCCAAGATCTGTAAATTAGCCATATTGCAGATCTCTTTAGGTATGAGTCCGTGAAACTTATTTCCTCGAAGATTGAGAATACTAGTATGTTGAAGTTGTTGCCCTATCCAAGTAGGAATCTCACCACTCATTTCATTTTCACTCAAGTCAAATACATTTATTCGTGTGCAATTCTCGAGTGAAACTGGTATTGCTCCAGAAAGATTGTTGTTCCGAAGATTCAATATCTGGAGGGAACTTAAAGTTCCGATGGACTCTGGAATGTTTCCCCTGAATTTATTGTTGCTTAATCTTATCACACTTACATAACCCCAGTTCATCCAACAATCTGATATATCTCCTGAAAACATATTTTCTCCCAGGTTAAGAACGTCTATAGTCCTCGATTTGTTGCATAAAAAGGTAGTTATTGATCCAGAAAACGAGTTGTTTGAAAGATCTAGCCCAAATGGATTGGAAAAGATTGATGGCATAGGACCCTCAAAAAAATTTGAACTCAAGTCAATCAATGAGTAATCAGAATCATCTATGGTTAAATAGGGAATGCTTCCATGCATTTGGTTATGAGATAAAGTATATTGATAAAGTCTGGAAGAAAAGTCATTGAACCAGACGGGAAGGGTACTAGAAATTTTCGAGTTAGAAAAGTCGAGATATGCTAGATATTTCAGGGATTGAATCCAAGTGGGGAAGTCAGGACCAACTTGCCAGGATCCCATTTTTATGGTTGAAATAAGTTGAAAAGGAGGAAACCAATCAGGACTAACTCTCAGGATCAGCCGATTACCGGATGCCACAAAACTTACCAAATTTGTGAGGTTTGCAAAGTGAAGTTCAGAAATTTCACCTGCCAATGAATTATCAGAAATATCTACATCTGCTAACTTAGCCAGCATCCCGAAACCTACCGAGACAGTCCCATTCAGTTTGTTCTTCCCAAGGTCTAATTTTATCAAGGAATTCAACTCTCCTAAGTTCTCTGGAATTGTACCAGCGATCAAATTATCATTAAGATCTAAGTAAGCTAGATTCTTAAATTTCAGTAGATCGTCCGATAACTGACCTGATAGTTGAGTAGATGGCAGAATCAATGACTCAAGTTTGTCAGAACCACATTCCGATAGAATTTCGAAGACCTCGTTTATATCTTGGCTCAGTTTGGTTTTTGACAGTTTAAGGGACCTCAAATTGCAAAGATTTCTGAATTCGGTTGGAATTTCTCCTTCAAGATCGTTATCCGACATGTCAAGGCTGGTGAGAGAATCCAAATCTGAAATGGCACTTGGTATTCCTCCTGAAAATCTGTTCTGTGATAAGTCAAGGAATTTGAGGGAAGTCAAATTTCCGATGTCGCTTGGAATTTCTCCTTCAAGAGAACAACCCGACAAATCAAGACTACCGAGGGAAGTCAAATTTCCGATGGCACTTGGAATTAAACCTTGTAATTGATAATTGGAGTCAAGGTGTAGAACCTGAAGATGTGTAAAACCATGTAGCAAGTTGAATATGGAAGAATTAAGGTTGCATCTGGATAAGTAAAGTTCTGTTAGAGTGGTTATGTTCTGAAAACGAATAGGAAGTGACCCATCAAAACTATTCCCCgaaagatcaagagaagacAGAGTCGGAAGACGAAAAACCCAACTCGGAACTTGAGGGTAGTAATTGTTTGACAAATCAAGAATGGCAAGGGATGAAAAGTTGACATTAGGAAGCAGAGGTATGGAATCATCAAACACACATGCTGATAAATGCAATTCAACTAGTGAAGGCATTGTGTTTAACTCATCTAACCAATTAACTGCTCGACTAAGATTCGTGCCACTCAAGTCGAGGAATTCTAGGGATCTAAGACTAGAAAGCCAATGCAAACTGTCAACATTCAAAGAAACTTCTTGTTTTAGATTAAGATATTGCAAAGTTGTAAGATTTCCCAATTGATGAGGAATTGTTCCTCCAAATCCTGCATTGGAGAGGTTAAGatatcttaaactctccatggAGCCAAGGAACTTCGGAATCTCAACTCCTTCGAAATTGTTGTTGCTTAAATCGAGATAATTCAAATGCTTCAAGTCGAGCAAAGACTCGCTAAGCTTACCTCCAAAAGAAGTCATGTCGAAATACACATCATAGAAATAGTAGCCCACGCCAGCAGCGGAGGAACTAAACTCTTCCGAAGAAAGAATTCTGAGATGGAGCTCCGTGACATGGGCAGTCGAGTTATCACAAACGACTCCGAACCATCTGCAGCACTCCGCGTCATTAGCAGCCCAAGAAGCTAGTCGGTCCGAAGGATCTATAAGTCCGTCTTTGAAATTCAAAAGAGCTTCCCTTTCGATGTGATTGCATCCCAATACGGCGGATGCGAAGAGAAACCAAAGCAAAGGAAGTATAACAGAAACAGCCttcatttgaaaaatatgaaatgaacTTTTCTAAACTATAgatataaatatcaataattgtATGTAATGTGATGCATGGAATAGTCAATGGaacaaatattaaaagtaaTCTATAGCTGTTGGATTTAGCTTATAGTTTTGATATGCATTTAACTTTGACCATTTACTAAATAACAAATAGATATGTGCTGTTGAATTGACATTCAAAATTGATGGCaacgaaaaaagaaaaaatatattttgcaaCTGAATGCATTTCAGGTTTTGGAtaataacattttttatttacttagaACAGACTGCATACCGGGTTCAAAAAATTgggaaataaaaataattatttgaaattttaataatgcATTAGCACTGAGTTAGCGGTGTGTTTCGTTTGTTGGCTCGTTTTCTATCAAATTAGGCCTATAAAACGCAAAATTAGCACGCTTAGAAGCTGAGCAGAATTATGATAATACAACTAGactgtattttatattttaacattagGAAAGGAGAACTAggaataatataaattattggacAGTAATGACAGCCATATTTTAATACTACTTTGCATAcataaagaataataataaaagccTAAAAAGTCATATTATGCGTTGCTGTATATATGTATAGTATAAACGCACACAAAATAAAGtgtaaatctgaaaaaaaaaaaaaggctaatccccttaaaaaaaaaccccaccttttaatttcaattcaattgcACTCTCATGTTGCAAACCCActaattttacccaaattacgacctttcggTCTTAATTGCACCTTCAagtattaaattaactttttttcacatgaaaaatattctaatcaatattttatattttaatatatatttaaaatagtgcTTAATGttgtatttaaaacaaaaaatatttcttcaaaaaaatgaaaacttaataataattttttatttaatataaataaacattcttaataaaattaaattttcaaattttttaatatgtcaTTTTTTCGggcaatttttttctaaattttttccCCGCTCCTCTTCGTCGGCCCACCgtccaataaaaaaaatatacgcTTTTTTTTCCGAGAAACATGTCGGAAAACAGGTCGGTCCGAAGAACGTCCTGTTCTTCTTCAAAAAGAACAGTACCTGTTTTTCTTGAAGAACAGGTCGGGCAATCTGTTCTTCATGAAGAACAGATCGCGGATCTGTTCTTTGAAGAGCAGTACAGATCAGTTCTTAAAGGAAGAACAGATCATCTGTTGTTTCTTGAAGAACAGGTCCGATCAGAACGGACATGTTCTTCCTTCGAAGAACAAAACGAGAAAAAAATCGGAATTTTCCGATGATGTGATGAGTTTCTAATTTGGGTCCTTTTAAATTCCAATAAAGATTCTTCCTTTATACTAATTCTGATTTGAGTTTCAAAATTTTTGGTGCCAAAGTGGAAAGTTTAAGGCATGGGTTTCTGTTTAAGCAAAGTAAAAAGGTTTCAGCAATACCAATATAATGGTGCTGCTCGTGGGTTATAAgatcaccatcatcatcatcaaaaaGAACCCGTGGGG
This window of the Mercurialis annua linkage group LG5, ddMerAnnu1.2, whole genome shotgun sequence genome carries:
- the LOC126679952 gene encoding receptor-like protein EIX2, coding for MKAVSVILPLLWFLFASAVLGCNHIEREALLNFKDGLIDPSDRLASWAANDAECCRWFGVVCDNSTAHVTELHLRILSSEEFSSSAAGVGYYFYDVYFDMTSFGGKLSESLLDLKHLNYLDLSNNNFEGVEIPKFLGSMESLRYLNLSNAGFGGTIPHQLGNLTTLQYLNLKQEVSLNVDSLHWLSSLRSLEFLDLSGTNLSRAVNWLDELNTMPSLVELHLSACVFDDSIPLLPNVNFSSLAILDLSNNYYPQVPSWVFRLPTLSSLDLSGNSFDGSLPIRFQNITTLTELYLSRCNLNSSIFNLLHGFTHLQVLHLDSNYQLQGLIPSAIGNLTSLGSLDLSGCSLEGEIPSDIGNLTSLKFLDLSQNRFSGGIPSAISDLDSLTSLDMSDNDLEGEIPTEFRNLCNLRSLKLSKTKLSQDINEVFEILSECGSDKLESLILPSTQLSGQLSDDLLKFKNLAYLDLNDNLIAGTIPENLGELNSLIKLDLGKNKLNGTVSVGFGMLAKLADVDISDNSLAGEISELHFANLTNLVSFVASGNRLILRVSPDWFPPFQLISTIKMGSWQVGPDFPTWIQSLKYLAYLDFSNSKISSTLPVWFNDFSSRLYQYTLSHNQMHGSIPYLTIDDSDYSLIDLSSNFFEGPMPSIFSNPFGLDLSNNSFSGSITTFLCNKSRTIDVLNLGENMFSGDISDCWMNWGYVSVIRLSNNKFRGNIPESIGTLSSLQILNLRNNNLSGAIPVSLENCTRINVFDLSENEMSGEIPTWIGQQLQHTSILNLRGNKFHGLIPKEICNMANLQILDFAENKLNGTIPKCINNLTAMISGTSGLDDGTISSAYGPTLTYKESSSIVRNGRIFEYSTILNFVRSLDLSNNKLSGEIPDEITTLVSLQALNLSHNFLKGRIPKDIGAMKGIESLDFSQNQLSGEIPPSMSSLTFLSNLNLSYNKLSGRIPSSTQLRGLDSSSFRGNENLCGPPLTQNCSGDDHAKPDNIEKEATEDDWNEPEGAVDWSYFYISVAPGFVIGFWGVIGPLLFKKRWRHSYFIFLNELGNRISRSVR